The sequence below is a genomic window from Humulus lupulus chromosome 3, drHumLupu1.1, whole genome shotgun sequence.
TTTTGGGATATAAAGTTCTATCATCTGATTTATTTAGTTTACTTTAAATATTACTAATTGCAAATATATCTaatttatatttttcattttgagaaATCCTCTAGTAGCAATTGATGTTTAATAATAATAGTATCATAATAAAGTGGGATACTGTATAAAAGAGATGTGGGTGTAGTTGTGTATGCATCAGTATTACTCTATTTAGTATATGTATGTTTGCAGGTATGCTACAGTAATACTGCATAAGAGTGTGTGCTGATGTTTTCAGTTATACATAAATTCTAGTGTAAGCTATATGCTGACTTGGTTTCTGAAACAATGCAGGAAGATGGTGATTTTGTTCTCGGTATCACAGAAGAAAAGGTAGGATCTTGGATGTGAGCTTCCTCTCACTATGTACTATGAAGAATGCTACTTAGTTAGATTGTTAgcatttaatgatttttttttcttttattgtgATATTTCCTGTAAATCTCTCCTTGATTTTAATATTTACATTAAAATCTCTGGAGTGCAGTTTATTAGTAGTAATCATTAAGTACATACTAGGTATATGTTCTTTTTCgtgtattttttataaataatcttTTGATGGCTCAAGATTGTATACGACTAATAATTGGTTTTTGCTTCAATTCAATGACTAATTTTTGTGTGGATCTTTTGTGTTCAGGATGATGAGACAACCTTGTCAGAAGAGGAGGAATTTGCTAAAACAGATTCCCATGATCCTATAGATGAGGTGAGGAGCTACTAAAATCCACATTTAATATAGTTTCAGACTAGATTACTGTCAAATTTTATTCCAATATGGTGGTTTATAGTGCTATGGTATTTTACAGATTGCCCTGCTGCAAAAGGAGAGTGAAATTCCCATAGAAGAACTGCTTTCAAGGTATAAAAAGGTAGGTTCAATGTTTACTTCTGTTTTTTGTTTGGGTAGTTCTCATCACTTATAATTCTGTTCCATCATCTACCCATGTTTGACAGGACCCTATCAACGATGAAGATGGGGATGATAGATCTGAGTATGCCTCTGCTTTGTCAGAGGGCTTTGCAGATTCTCTTTTACTTGAAGATGTTGAAAAGAAGCAACTGGTTGTTTCTATTGATGAAAACATTGAACAGAAGCAGGGTGATGAAAACTCTGAACAGAAGCAGAGTGTTTCTGTGGTTGAAGAAGCTGAATCTGATGGACACCCCCCACCCGTGCATTCTATCATGGAAGAACAGCAAGCCAAACATGATACTTTATCTGAAGGAGGAAAGGAAAGTGAGGATATAATTGCCGATGCAGCTGCTGCTGCAAGATCAGCACAACCAACAGGAAATACCTTCTCCACAACAAAAGTACGGACCAAGTTTCCTTTTCTTCTAAAATTCCCTCTTCGGGAGTATCAACATATTGGCTTGGATTGGCTTGTTGCAATGTATGAAAAAAGGCTGAATGGGATTCTTGCTGATGAGATGGGGCTTGGAAAGACAATTATGACTATTGCTTTGTTGGCACACCTAGCATGTGAGAAGGGAATATGGGGTCCACATCTTATTGTGGTTCCAACAAGTGTAATGCTGAATTGGGAAACTGAGTTTCTTAAATGGTGTCCTGCTTTTAAGATTTTGACATATTTTGGAAGTGCAAAAGAGCGAAAATTGAAGAGGCAAGGCTGGTTAAAGCCCAACTCATTTCATGTATGTATAACAACTTACAGGCTGGTTATTCAAGATTCTAAAGTGTTCAAGCGTAAAAAATGGAAGTACTTGATATTAGATGAAGCTCATCTGATTAAAAATTGGAAGTCACAGAGATGGCAGACACTTTTGAACTTCAACTCAAAACGGCGTATTCTATTAACTGGTACTCCACTTCAGAATGATCTCATGGAACTCTGGTCACTAATGCATTTCTTGATGCCTCACATTTTTCAGTCTCACCAGGAATTCAAAGACTGGTTTTGTAATCCAATAGCAGGGATGGTTGAGGGACAAGAAAAAGTAAACAAAGAAGTGATTGATCGTCTGCACAACGTCCTCCGTCCATTTATACTACGTCGTTTGAAACGAGATGTGGAGAAGCAGCTTCCTATGAAACTTGAGCATGTAATATACTGTAGACTCTCCAAAAGGCAGCGTAACTTGTATGAAGACTTTATCGCTAGTTCAGAAACACAAGCTACTCTTGCAAATGCAAATTTTTTTGGGATGATTAGCATCATAATGCAACTACGTAAAGTATGCAATCATCCTGACTTATTTGAAGGTCGTCCAATTGTCAGTTCTTTCGATATGGCTGGTATTGACATTCAACTGTGTTCTTCTGTTTGCTCAGCACTTTCATGTGGACCATTGTCTAGAGTTGATCTCAGGGACATGGGTTTTGTGTTTACTCATCATTGTTATAGAATGACTTCTTGGGAGAGTGATGAAGTTAAAGCTCTTGCTACCCCCTCAAATTTAATAAAAGCACGTGGCGATCTGCTTAACCTCGAAAAGATTGTGTCTGGATCTGAAAATCGAAAATTGCTTGGATCAAATATTTTTGAAGATATACAGAGGGCAATAATGGAGGAGAGGATAAAAGAAGCAAAGGATCGTGCAGCAACCATTGCATGGTGGAATTCTTTGAGGTGTGAAAGAAAACCCATGTACTCAACGACCCTAAGGGAGCTTGTCACAGTAAGGCATCCTGCTCATGATATTCATTGTCATAAGGCTAATCCTCGCTCTTATACGTATTCGAGAAAGCTTGCTGACATAATCTTGTCACCTGTGGAACGCTTTCACAAAATGCTTGACCTAGTTGAAAGTTTCATGTTTGCAATCCCAGCTGCACGGGCTCCACCACCTGTTTGCTGGTGTAGTAAATCTGGGAGTTCTGCTTTTCTTCAATCAACTTATAAGCAGAAGTGCACCAAAATATTCTCTCCACTTTTGACTCCTTTAAGGCCTGCAATTGTTCGGAGGCAAGTTTACTTTCCTGACAGGAGGCTTATACAGTTTGACTGTGGTAAGTTACAAGAGCTTGCAATTTTGCTTAGGAAATTAAAGTCAGGAGGTCACAGAGCACTAATATTCACTCAGATGACAAAGATGCTAGATGTTTTGGAGGCTTTTATAAATCTGTATGGTTACACTTATATGCGTTTAGATGGATCCACTCCACCCGAGGAGAGGCAAACTTTGATGCAAAGGTTTAATACCAATCCAAAAATATTCCTTTTTATCTTATCAACACGTAGTGGAGGAGTTGGCATCAACCTAGTTGGGGCAGATACAGTTATCTTTTATGATAGTGACTGGAATCCTGCTATGGACCAACAAGCTCAAGATCGATGCCACCGAATTGGACAGACACGTGAAGTTCATATTTATCGATTGATTAGTGAGAGCACCATTGAAGAGAATATTTTGAAGAAAGCAAATCAGAAGCGTGCCCTAGATGATCTAGTGATACAGAGTGGGGGCTACAACACTGAATTCTTTAAAAAGCTTGATCCTATGGAACTGTTTTCTGGTCATAGATCACTTCCAATCAAGAATGTTCAGAAGGAGAGAAATTACAATGGAAATGAAATATCTCTGTCTAATGCAGATGTTGAGGCTGCTTTAAAACACGCAGAAGATGAAGCTGATTACATGGCATTGAAGAAAGTTGAACAGGAAGAAGAAGTTGAGAATGAAGAGTTCACAGAAGAAACCATTGGGAGACTGGAAGATGATGAATTAGTAAATGAGGATGATGTGAGGGTTGATGAGCCTGCAGATCATAGTGGCTGGATGATATCATCGAACAAAGAAAATGTCTCCATGCAGAATAGGAGTGATACTAATGAAGAAAAAGTTCTTACAGTAGTTGTTAAGGAAGATGATGTTGACATGTTGGATGATGTTAAACAAATGGCTGCCGCAGCTGCAGCAGCAGGGCAAGCAATATCATCCTTTGAGAATCATTTGCGACCAATAGATAGGTATGCAATTCGCTTTCTAGAATTATGGGACCCCATTATTGACAAGGCAACAGTGGAATCTCAAGTAGGGTATGAGGAAACAGAATGGGAGTTGGACCGCATTGAGAAGTACAAGGAGGAAATGGAAGCTGAAATTGATGAAGATGAGGAACCTCTTGTGTATGAGAGTAAGTGTCCAACTCTATTAAGTAATGGGTGGCTGAAGTATTTTTTTTAGTATGCCATGTAGTATAATACATTGTATTTTATTCTATTTTGGCTGCATGATATTTGTTCATTGGACATATCTCACCACATATCATCGAAGTATATGAATGATTTAAACGGCTCTGTTCTTTAGTTTAGAAATATCCCAAATAACAATtgctttaacttttttttttttcaatattatcAGCCCCATTTATACATGTTGCATAATTTGGGTTAAATCCATTGCTTGTTCATGTAGGATGGGATTCTGATTTTGCAACTGAGGCATATCGGCAGCAGGTTGAAGCACTGGCTCAACATCAGGTTCGGGGAATACTATTTTTGTTATTGTTAATATATTCATGCAATCTTGTGGATTGTTAACCTTTTTATAACCTTTTTGCAGTTGATGGAGGATCTGGAATGTGAGGCAAGGGAGAGGGAAGATGAAGAAGCTGAAAATCGTGACTCTATGAAGTAAGACTATGTGAACAGTAAACTATCAGAGTATTATGTGAAATATCTTCTTCAGACTTGATGCATTATTCTATAACTTCAACTAACTTTAGCTAGTTTAGTGTGAGCAAATTTTTCGAAGAGTAACTACAAATTCCTTTATTCATCTATAGCAGGAATGATATGCCAAGTGATCTGAAACCTAAGGCTAAAAAGAAACCAAAGAAAGCCAAGTTCAAATCCCTAAAGAAAGGATCACTAGCTTCTGGATCGAAATCTGTGAAAGAAGAGCCATCAGCGGATGCTATGTCCATGGATGAGGACACTTTCTCTCAAGAGATGCTCACATTCTCAGATGCAGCATCTCCGCATTCAGTCATGAAAAAAAAACGGAAAAAGGTTGAAATTACTATAAATGGTAGTGAAGAGAAGACTTCAAAGAAAAAGTCCAAGAAACTCAAGAGGAGTACTGTTGAGATATGCTCTCTTGATTTAGATACTGATTTTCCTGTTGTGCAGCATGATGGACTTACAGATTCAAAACCTGCTGAAAGTGTAGTTGAGTCTGAGCAGAGACCACTTAACAGAAGCAAGATGGGAGGAAAAATATCCATCACTTCCATGCCCTTAAAGCGAGTTTTAATGATAAAACCAGAAAAGCTAAAGAAGGGGAATGTTTGGTCAAGGGATTGTGTTCCTTCTCCTGATGTTTGGTTGCCTATGGAGGATGCTATATTATGTGCTGTGGTACATGAATATGGCCCATATTGGAACTTGGTTAGTGACATCCTATATAGCATGACTGCTGGTGGGTTTCATAGGGGAAGATATCGACATCCTGTCCATTGTTGCGAGAGGTTTAGAGAACTCATCCAACGGTATATTTTGTCTTCTTCAGACAACCCAAATCATGAAAAGGTCAGCAATGCAGGATCTGGAAAGGCTCTTCTGAAAGTTACCGAGGTAGGCATAGTAATTTTAAGAATTTTCTTGGTGACTTTCATTTCTAATATATGTCCTTAATGATGTGCGCTTCatgtgtggctatattaattaactGTTTCTGTATCCTCTTATGTCAGGAAAACATTCGAACACTGTTAGATATTGCTGCTGAGCAGCCAGACCCAGAATTGCTCCTTCAGAAACACTTCACTGCATTGCTGTCGACTGTCTGGAAGATGAACTCTCGTGTTGATCGCCTAAAGAATCTTGCATCATCACGAAATAGTGTCTTCTCTGGTGGAAAAAAATTCAGTTCAGGCAACCAGATTTCTCATACTTCTGTTAGGGAACCTGGAGAAAGACTAAAATTTATCATTTTGGGAAAGAGTAGTAGGATAGTGGCAGCTGCACTTGATAATGTTGATAGTAGAAAACAGGATGACAAAGCATCTCCTTCTAATCATAGTAGAGATATATCAGCAAATACTGAACGGCTGGATATAACTCTGGAATTCCAAGGAGAAATGGGTGATACATTGGCTTCTCTGCCTTCTATTCTGAACTTAACAATAATTGGTTCTGACCCTCTTTCCTTTGTAAGCAAAGATGAGGGGGTAGATCATCTCAGAACTTCTATTCATGTGGCTGAGAACCGTTCCAGGTAAGTTCTACATAATCACAAACTATGTTTATTGCCATGCATCTGTTAGTGACTTCTTAAGTCCATTTTGTTCTGATATGCGACAACTATATTCCTTAGCTGGTCAAATTTTTAAGATGGAGTTTAAAGAAGTAATTTTATTTCACAAATTATAACTTTTTTGGAGCCACAGGTCCTTAATTGCACCTTCTTCTTTGGCTAAAATCTGTATTAATGGGAGAAAATTGTCTTGAAATTTTAATTTCCGCATTTAGTAATATAATTAACAATTAAGAAATTACATGCATGTCATAACATATATTAGCAAAAAGTCTCTTGATCAATTGCTATTGACGATAGTGTAAATTCCTTGTTAAACAAATTCTTGAAAAAGCAGTAGAGTTTGCTACTAATAGGACTTGTGACTCTTTTCAGGGCTGCTACAAGAGCTTGTCTTGAAGACAGACTTGGGTGGGCTTCGTCTGCATTCCCAACAAATGACATTAGACCTCGTTCCGCAGCAAAATTACCGTCCTTGGGAAAGCACAAGCTCCCATTCCCTGATTTGAACAAACCTTCCAAGTCAAAATTCAAGAAATCAGCTGAGAATGGTGAGTTACGCCACCTTCCTGGGGAGCAGAATATTCTCCAACCATTGCCAACCATGGCATCACCAATTGATCTCAACCTATTCAGTCCGAGCTCACCCTTAAGTACAGATATTCAGATTGATGATCTGGAAATTAATTCCTTAACTGATATGGATAAGTTAACTCCTTTAGAAGAGGATGGTTTTGAAACAGTTGAACACAATTATGTTCCTGACTTTATCACTGGTCTTGATGACTGTACATTATTTCCGGAATTCACGGACATTGGTTAGGGTGAATCTCAATCTTGGCTAAAACCAATTTTGTGCTGAAGCTATCATAAATTTTGGAACGAAGGGAATCTCTCGTCGGATCTAGATTGGA
It includes:
- the LOC133823460 gene encoding protein PHOTOPERIOD-INDEPENDENT EARLY FLOWERING 1 isoform X3, producing the protein MASKGPRSKLDHESRAKRQKALEAPREPRRPKTHWDHVLEEMVWLSKDFESERKWKLSQAKKVALRASKGMLDQATRGEKKLKEEEQRLKKVALNISKDVKKFWLKIEKLVLYKHQMELDEKKKKALDKQLEFLLGQTERYSTMLAENLVDNYKPVQQNPTQDQHKEDDGDDPNESSELNVEPPSDTADVDDDYDIQSDDESEDDEQTIEEDEALITKEERQEELVALQNEIDLPLEELLKRYAGEEKACGDSMESSPVKDDGDEPAQMEDSHSNENELSTAIKIEKSNSVVSTGRRCSESNGSHLVLENHLSEVETCEAKNLAEVSEDLGEEEVPYDFNDEREDGDFVLGITEEKDDETTLSEEEEFAKTDSHDPIDEIALLQKESEIPIEELLSRYKKDPINDEDGDDRSEYASALSEGFADSLLLEDVEKKQLVVSIDENIEQKQGDENSEQKQSVSVVEEAESDGHPPPVHSIMEEQQAKHDTLSEGGKESEDIIADAAAAARSAQPTGNTFSTTKVRTKFPFLLKFPLREYQHIGLDWLVAMYEKRLNGILADEMGLGKTIMTIALLAHLACEKGIWGPHLIVVPTSVMLNWETEFLKWCPAFKILTYFGSAKERKLKRQGWLKPNSFHVCITTYRLVIQDSKVFKRKKWKYLILDEAHLIKNWKSQRWQTLLNFNSKRRILLTGTPLQNDLMELWSLMHFLMPHIFQSHQEFKDWFCNPIAGMVEGQEKVNKEVIDRLHNVLRPFILRRLKRDVEKQLPMKLEHVIYCRLSKRQRNLYEDFIASSETQATLANANFFGMISIIMQLRKVCNHPDLFEGRPIVSSFDMAGIDIQLCSSVCSALSCGPLSRVDLRDMGFVFTHHCYRMTSWESDEVKALATPSNLIKARGDLLNLEKIVSGSENRKLLGSNIFEDIQRAIMEERIKEAKDRAATIAWWNSLRCERKPMYSTTLRELVTVRHPAHDIHCHKANPRSYTYSRKLADIILSPVERFHKMLDLVESFMFAIPAARAPPPVCWCSKSGSSAFLQSTYKQKCTKIFSPLLTPLRPAIVRRQVYFPDRRLIQFDCGKLQELAILLRKLKSGGHRALIFTQMTKMLDVLEAFINLYGYTYMRLDGSTPPEERQTLMQRFNTNPKIFLFILSTRSGGVGINLVGADTVIFYDSDWNPAMDQQAQDRCHRIGQTREVHIYRLISESTIEENILKKANQKRALDDLVIQSGGYNTEFFKKLDPMELFSGHRSLPIKNVQKERNYNGNEISLSNADVEAALKHAEDEADYMALKKVEQEEEVENEEFTEETIGRLEDDELVNEDDVRVDEPADHSGWMISSNKENVSMQNRSDTNEEKVLTVVVKEDDVDMLDDVKQMAAAAAAAGQAISSFENHLRPIDRYAIRFLELWDPIIDKATVESQVGYEETEWELDRIEKYKEEMEAEIDEDEEPLVYERWDSDFATEAYRQQVEALAQHQLMEDLECEAREREDEEAENRDSMNRNDMPSDLKPKAKKKPKKAKFKSLKKGSLASGSKSVKEEPSADAMSMDEDTFSQEMLTFSDAASPHSVMKKKRKKVEITINGSEEKTSKKKSKKLKRSTVEICSLDLDTDFPVVQHDGLTDSKPAESVVESEQRPLNRSKMGGKISITSMPLKRVLMIKPEKLKKGNVWSRDCVPSPDVWLPMEDAILCAVVHEYGPYWNLVSDILYSMTAGGFHRGRYRHPVHCCERFRELIQRYILSSSDNPNHEKVSNAGSGKALLKVTEENIRTLLDIAAEQPDPELLLQKHFTALLSTVWKMNSRVDRLKNLASSRNSVFSGGKKFSSGNQISHTSVREPGERLKFIILGKSSRIVAAALDNVDSRKQDDKASPSNHSRDISANTERLDITLEFQGEMGDTLASLPSILNLTIIGSDPLSFVSKDEGVDHLRTSIHVAENRSRAATRACLEDRLGWASSAFPTNDIRPRSAAKLPSLGKHKLPFPDLNKPSKSKFKKSAENGELRHLPGEQNILQPLPTMASPIDLNLFSPSSPLSTDIQIDDLEINSLTDMDKLTPLEEDGFETVEHNYVPDFITGLDDCTLFPEFTDIG
- the LOC133823460 gene encoding protein PHOTOPERIOD-INDEPENDENT EARLY FLOWERING 1 isoform X4; translated protein: MASKGPRSKLDHESRAKRQKALEAPREPRRPKTHWDHVLEEMVWLSKDFESERKWKLSQAKKVALRASKGMLDQATRGEKKLKEEEQRLKKVALNISKDVKKFWLKIEKLVLYKHQMELDEKKKKALDKQLEFLLGQTERYSTMLAENLVDNYKPVQQNPTQDQHKEDDGDDPNESSELNVEPPSDTADVDDDYDIQSDDESEDDEQTIEEDEALITKEERQEELVALQNEIDLPLEELLKRYAGEETCGDSMESSPVKDDGDEPAQMEDSHSNENELSTAIKIEKSNSVVSTGRRCQSESNGSHLVLENHLSEVETCEAKNLAEVSEDLGEEEVPYDFNDEREDGDFVLGITEEKDDETTLSEEEEFAKTDSHDPIDEIALLQKESEIPIEELLSRYKKDPINDEDGDDRSEYASALSEGFADSLLLEDVEKKQLVVSIDENIEQKQGDENSEQKQSVSVVEEAESDGHPPPVHSIMEEQQAKHDTLSEGGKESEDIIADAAAAARSAQPTGNTFSTTKVRTKFPFLLKFPLREYQHIGLDWLVAMYEKRLNGILADEMGLGKTIMTIALLAHLACEKGIWGPHLIVVPTSVMLNWETEFLKWCPAFKILTYFGSAKERKLKRQGWLKPNSFHVCITTYRLVIQDSKVFKRKKWKYLILDEAHLIKNWKSQRWQTLLNFNSKRRILLTGTPLQNDLMELWSLMHFLMPHIFQSHQEFKDWFCNPIAGMVEGQEKVNKEVIDRLHNVLRPFILRRLKRDVEKQLPMKLEHVIYCRLSKRQRNLYEDFIASSETQATLANANFFGMISIIMQLRKVCNHPDLFEGRPIVSSFDMAGIDIQLCSSVCSALSCGPLSRVDLRDMGFVFTHHCYRMTSWESDEVKALATPSNLIKARGDLLNLEKIVSGSENRKLLGSNIFEDIQRAIMEERIKEAKDRAATIAWWNSLRCERKPMYSTTLRELVTVRHPAHDIHCHKANPRSYTYSRKLADIILSPVERFHKMLDLVESFMFAIPAARAPPPVCWCSKSGSSAFLQSTYKQKCTKIFSPLLTPLRPAIVRRQVYFPDRRLIQFDCGKLQELAILLRKLKSGGHRALIFTQMTKMLDVLEAFINLYGYTYMRLDGSTPPEERQTLMQRFNTNPKIFLFILSTRSGGVGINLVGADTVIFYDSDWNPAMDQQAQDRCHRIGQTREVHIYRLISESTIEENILKKANQKRALDDLVIQSGGYNTEFFKKLDPMELFSGHRSLPIKNVQKERNYNGNEISLSNADVEAALKHAEDEADYMALKKVEQEEEVENEEFTEETIGRLEDDELVNEDDVRVDEPADHSGWMISSNKENVSMQNRSDTNEEKVLTVVVKEDDVDMLDDVKQMAAAAAAAGQAISSFENHLRPIDRYAIRFLELWDPIIDKATVESQVGYEETEWELDRIEKYKEEMEAEIDEDEEPLVYERWDSDFATEAYRQQVEALAQHQLMEDLECEAREREDEEAENRDSMNRNDMPSDLKPKAKKKPKKAKFKSLKKGSLASGSKSVKEEPSADAMSMDEDTFSQEMLTFSDAASPHSVMKKKRKKVEITINGSEEKTSKKKSKKLKRSTVEICSLDLDTDFPVVQHDGLTDSKPAESVVESEQRPLNRSKMGGKISITSMPLKRVLMIKPEKLKKGNVWSRDCVPSPDVWLPMEDAILCAVVHEYGPYWNLVSDILYSMTAGGFHRGRYRHPVHCCERFRELIQRYILSSSDNPNHEKVSNAGSGKALLKVTEENIRTLLDIAAEQPDPELLLQKHFTALLSTVWKMNSRVDRLKNLASSRNSVFSGGKKFSSGNQISHTSVREPGERLKFIILGKSSRIVAAALDNVDSRKQDDKASPSNHSRDISANTERLDITLEFQGEMGDTLASLPSILNLTIIGSDPLSFVSKDEGVDHLRTSIHVAENRSRAATRACLEDRLGWASSAFPTNDIRPRSAAKLPSLGKHKLPFPDLNKPSKSKFKKSAENGELRHLPGEQNILQPLPTMASPIDLNLFSPSSPLSTDIQIDDLEINSLTDMDKLTPLEEDGFETVEHNYVPDFITGLDDCTLFPEFTDIG
- the LOC133823460 gene encoding protein PHOTOPERIOD-INDEPENDENT EARLY FLOWERING 1 isoform X1, translating into MASKGPRSKLDHESRAKRQKALEAPREPRRPKTHWDHVLEEMVWLSKDFESERKWKLSQAKKVALRASKGMLDQATRGEKKLKEEEQRLKKVALNISKDVKKFWLKIEKLVLYKHQMELDEKKKKALDKQLEFLLGQTERYSTMLAENLVDNYKPVQQNPTQDQHKEDDGDDPNESSELNVEPPSDTADVDDDYDIQSDDESEDDEQTIEEDEALITKEERQEELVALQNEIDLPLEELLKRYAGEEKACGDSMESSPVKDDGDEPAQMEDSHSNENELSTAIKIEKSNSVVSTGRRCQSESNGSHLVLENHLSEVETCEAKNLAEVSEDLGEEEVPYDFNDEREDGDFVLGITEEKDDETTLSEEEEFAKTDSHDPIDEIALLQKESEIPIEELLSRYKKDPINDEDGDDRSEYASALSEGFADSLLLEDVEKKQLVVSIDENIEQKQGDENSEQKQSVSVVEEAESDGHPPPVHSIMEEQQAKHDTLSEGGKESEDIIADAAAAARSAQPTGNTFSTTKVRTKFPFLLKFPLREYQHIGLDWLVAMYEKRLNGILADEMGLGKTIMTIALLAHLACEKGIWGPHLIVVPTSVMLNWETEFLKWCPAFKILTYFGSAKERKLKRQGWLKPNSFHVCITTYRLVIQDSKVFKRKKWKYLILDEAHLIKNWKSQRWQTLLNFNSKRRILLTGTPLQNDLMELWSLMHFLMPHIFQSHQEFKDWFCNPIAGMVEGQEKVNKEVIDRLHNVLRPFILRRLKRDVEKQLPMKLEHVIYCRLSKRQRNLYEDFIASSETQATLANANFFGMISIIMQLRKVCNHPDLFEGRPIVSSFDMAGIDIQLCSSVCSALSCGPLSRVDLRDMGFVFTHHCYRMTSWESDEVKALATPSNLIKARGDLLNLEKIVSGSENRKLLGSNIFEDIQRAIMEERIKEAKDRAATIAWWNSLRCERKPMYSTTLRELVTVRHPAHDIHCHKANPRSYTYSRKLADIILSPVERFHKMLDLVESFMFAIPAARAPPPVCWCSKSGSSAFLQSTYKQKCTKIFSPLLTPLRPAIVRRQVYFPDRRLIQFDCGKLQELAILLRKLKSGGHRALIFTQMTKMLDVLEAFINLYGYTYMRLDGSTPPEERQTLMQRFNTNPKIFLFILSTRSGGVGINLVGADTVIFYDSDWNPAMDQQAQDRCHRIGQTREVHIYRLISESTIEENILKKANQKRALDDLVIQSGGYNTEFFKKLDPMELFSGHRSLPIKNVQKERNYNGNEISLSNADVEAALKHAEDEADYMALKKVEQEEEVENEEFTEETIGRLEDDELVNEDDVRVDEPADHSGWMISSNKENVSMQNRSDTNEEKVLTVVVKEDDVDMLDDVKQMAAAAAAAGQAISSFENHLRPIDRYAIRFLELWDPIIDKATVESQVGYEETEWELDRIEKYKEEMEAEIDEDEEPLVYERWDSDFATEAYRQQVEALAQHQLMEDLECEAREREDEEAENRDSMNRNDMPSDLKPKAKKKPKKAKFKSLKKGSLASGSKSVKEEPSADAMSMDEDTFSQEMLTFSDAASPHSVMKKKRKKVEITINGSEEKTSKKKSKKLKRSTVEICSLDLDTDFPVVQHDGLTDSKPAESVVESEQRPLNRSKMGGKISITSMPLKRVLMIKPEKLKKGNVWSRDCVPSPDVWLPMEDAILCAVVHEYGPYWNLVSDILYSMTAGGFHRGRYRHPVHCCERFRELIQRYILSSSDNPNHEKVSNAGSGKALLKVTEENIRTLLDIAAEQPDPELLLQKHFTALLSTVWKMNSRVDRLKNLASSRNSVFSGGKKFSSGNQISHTSVREPGERLKFIILGKSSRIVAAALDNVDSRKQDDKASPSNHSRDISANTERLDITLEFQGEMGDTLASLPSILNLTIIGSDPLSFVSKDEGVDHLRTSIHVAENRSRAATRACLEDRLGWASSAFPTNDIRPRSAAKLPSLGKHKLPFPDLNKPSKSKFKKSAENGELRHLPGEQNILQPLPTMASPIDLNLFSPSSPLSTDIQIDDLEINSLTDMDKLTPLEEDGFETVEHNYVPDFITGLDDCTLFPEFTDIG